The genomic region AAAAATGTAAAGGAGGGTGCATAATGGACTTTGCAAACCCGGAATGGTTTTGGGCCTTGCTTGTGCTACCGGTATTAATCGGAACCTACCTTTATCGCTACTTTAACAGGAAACAAGCCACCCTCACTTTCTCTTCTCTGGACTTATTGCAAGACGTACCCGGAAACTGGAAGGCACATATTCATTGGTTGCAAGCAGCATTTACATGGATCGGAATTGCTTTACTGGTTGTGGCCTTAGCTCGACCTCAAGAGCGACTTACCACCGTAGAACGTAATGCGGAAGGAATCGATATAGTTTTGGTTCTTGATATGTCAACTTCCATGAGAGCTGAAGATTTGAAACCCAATAGATTTGAAGCAGCCAGGGAAGTTGCTAAAAACTTTGTTGATAAAAGGACTACCGATCGGATTGGACTGGTTACCTTTGCCATGAAAAGTTTCACAGTAGTTCCGCCTACACTGGATTACAGGCTATTAAAGAATCTCGTCGATGACCTTGAAATGGGAGTTATAGAAGATGGAACAGCTATTGGAATGGGTATCGCAACGGCAGTGAACCGTTTAAAAGAAAGCCCGGCTGAAAGCAAAGTGATTATCCTATTGACAGACGGCCAAAACAACGCCGGTGAAATTGACCCTGTCACGGCCGCAGATTTAGCCCTTACCTACGATATTAAAATCTATACCATTGGAGCAGGAACACGCGGCACAGCCCCTTATCCTATTCAAGATCCTATCTTCGGTCGTCGCTACCAAAACATTCCGGTAAATATTGATGAAGAAATGTTAACCAGCGTGGCTGAACTCACCGGCGGCAGATATTTCAGAGCTACCGATTCAGAACAATTGGAAGACATTTATGATGAAATTGATGAATTGGAAACAACTGAAGTTGAGGAGCTTATTTATACTGATTATGAGGATCTTTATTCGATATATCTGATAGGGTCTTTGGGATTGCTTTTCCTTAGTTTTTTGATTCAAAAAACAGTTTTGAACGGAATAGAAAGCAGCTGATTTCTCCGTCAATCAGTCTTTGATAAAGTTTCAAAACTCTCCAATTCAAATTGCTAATCGATTATGATACAGTGTATCTTTCATTGTCGTCTTAAAAGTTTCTAAAAAGCTATTCATGAGCATTTCTTTAATTAAAGAGCAACTCCGTAAGAACGGGGTCTTCAAAAATGTACATACGCAGCTGCTTGAGAAAAATACCCTGACCCTCAAGAAAAGCATCGGGGCACTTAACAGTTTTTTATTGGAAGCTCTTTCTTCCAAAAAGGAAAATGTATTGGTGATCTCTGAAACCGATGAAGGTGCCCGGTTTCTGAAAGCCGATTTAGATGTCATAGGAAACGAAAGGAATGTGATTTTATTCCCCTCTTCAAACCGAAAACCATATGACAGGCAACAGCTTAAAGACACCAGCTTATTGGTTCAAAGGTCAGAGGCGCTGCAAGCCATTTCCGACCAAAGCGCCAAAATTGTTATTACCTCGGTAGAAGCAATTGGGGAGAAAATTGCCCCTCCTTCTGCGCTGAATGAGGTAAGCCTGATATTGGAAAAAGGACAGGAAATAGAGCTTGATAAATTTAAAGAAAAGCTGGCTGATCAGGGTTATAATCCCGTAAAGTTTGTGGATGAGCCGGGAGAATTTGCCGTCCGTGGAGGAATCCTTGATATCTTTCCCTACTCCGGAGAATATCCGCTGCGCCTGGAGTTTTTTGGGGATGAACTGGATACCATCCGTGAGTTTGACGCCGATTCTCAGCGTTCCATTGCATTTTTAAACTACGCACGCATCATTCCGGATTTAACGAATCTCCCGGAAACCGATAAATCAAGCTTCCTCTCCTATTTTGATGAACGGACGCTGTTGGTTACTTCCAACAGAGAATTAATCATCTCAGAAATTGGAAAGAATTACGAACATGCGGAGCAAGCATATAATGATCATCCTGAAAATGATGATCTAGACCTTCCGGAGCAGCTTTTTATTTCTGAAAAGAACTTTGAGGAAGAGCTATCCAAATTCAACCACCAGCTTTATGTGGCAAATGTGGGAACATCAGAAAAGGATGAGCAGACTTTAATACTTGAAGCCAAGCCACAACCTGATTTCCACGGTAATTTTAAGCTGCTACGTGAAAACATAACCCAAAACTCTGAAAAAGAACTTAATACCATTATTCTATGTGATAATGATGGTCAGCGCGACCGCTTTGAGGAATTACTCGGAGAAGCCAGTCAAGATTTTAAGTACTTATTAGCGGTAGAATCACTGCACGAAGGATTTATATATGAGCCGGCCAAATTAGCCGTTTATACCGACCACCAGATCTTTAATCGATATCACCGTCCCAAAACAAAAAGAAGACGTTTTCACGGCGGAATTTCATTTAAAGAGCTTCGTGATTTAAGTATTGGCGATTATGTAGTTCATGTTGATTACGGAATTGGGAAGTTTAGGGGGTTCAAGAAAATCAACGTAAAAAATACGGAGCAGGAAGTGGTGGTGCTTCAATACAAGGATGACTCAACGCTCTATGTGAATGTAACCAGCCTGCATAAACTTCAAAAATATTCGGGCAAAGAAGGAACAGCACCACGTATCACCAAACTTGGGTCAGGCTCCTGGGCACGCAAAAAAGCCCAAACCAAGAAGAAAGTAAAAGACATAGCCAGAGAACTTATCCAATTGTACGCCAAGAGAAAAGCAGAAACAGCTTACGATTTTTCTCCCGATAATGAATGGCAAACTGAATTGGATGCCAACTTTGAATATGAAGAAACACCCGATCAATTCGATGCCATTCAGGCTGTTAAAAATGACATGGAAAGTAAACACCCAATGGATCGGCTGGTTTGTGGTGATGTTGGCTTTGGTAAAACCGAAGTTGCGGTTCGGGCAGCATTTAAAGCTGTATTAGACCATAAACAGGTGGCTGTTTTGGTACCCACCACTATTTTGGCCGAGCAACACGCAAAAACCTTCATGAAACGCATGGAGAAATTCCCGGTCAAAATTGAGGCCCTATCACGTTTTCGAACTGCTAAACAACAAAAAGAAGCTATTAAAAAACTAGCTGACGGGGAAGTTGATATTGTAATTGGCACCCATCGACTGCTTTCCAAGGACGTCAAATTCAAAGATCTTGGCTTAATCATCGTTGATGAAGAACAACGATTCGGGGTTTCAGCCAAAGAAAAGCTTAAAAACTTTCGCGCCTCAGTAGATGTATTGACCCTCACCGCCACACCTATTCCCAGAACGCTCCAATTCTCCCTTATGGGCGCACGCGACCTAAGTGTGATAAATACGCCACCCCCCAACCGGCAACCCGTTTATACTGAAATACACAGCTTTGATGAAGAGCTGATCCGGGATGCAATTTTGCAGGAAATCTCCAGGGGTGGACAGGTATTTTTTATTCATAACCGGGTAAAGAATATTGAAGAAACAGCAGAAATGATCCGGCGATTGGTGCCTGATATTCGGGTTCGATTTGGGCACGGACAAATGTCCGGTTCCCAGCTCGATAAAATCATCACTGATTTCTATCAACATAAATTTGATGTGCTTGTTTCTACCAATATTGTAGAAAATGGCATTGATATCGCCAATGCAAATACTATCATTATCAATCACGCTAACCATTTTGGGCTCGCTGAGTTACATCAATTACGTGGTAGAGTTGGAAGGTCTAATAGAAAAGCATTTTGTTACCTCATTACCAACCCTATTCAAACTCTGAGTACCGAGGCTCGAAAACGGTTATTAGCACTTGAGGAATTTTCTGATTTAGGTTCAGGATTCAATATTGCCATGCGGGATCTCGATATTCGTGGAGCGGGTGACATATTGGGAGCTGAACAAAGCGGCTTTATAAATGATATCGGCTTTGATCTTTACACAAAAATTCTAAATGATGCGGTTAATGAACTCAAACAATCAGAATTTAGCGAGATGTTTGAGGATGTTGAAATTGAGGCTGAGCTTCCAGAAACTACCGTAGAATTTGATGAGACGGCCCTCCTTCCCCAAGATTATGTTTCTGACAGTGTAGAACGTTTAAACTTATATCGAAAGCTGTCACAAGCTAAAAACGAGAAGGAAATTAATGACTGGAAAGAAGAAATTGAAGATCGATTCGGCCCTATTCCTAAAGAGGCAAAGTACCTGATACAAGCCAGCAAAATTAGGCTTTTTGCTTCTCAAAACTTCTTTACCAAAGTAACAATTCGTGCCGGAAGAATGTGGTTAGTATGCCCAAAACAAGAATCCGAAATGGGCAAAAACTTCTATGACAGCGGTAAGTTTCAAGAAATTCTTGAAAAGCTTGAAGCAGGTAAAAAAGGTGAATTTCAGGTCATTCAAAAAAAGGATACTGTTCGATTTGTAGTACAGGAAATACCAGATATAAATACTGCTTTTGAATATCTTAAAGAATTAGCACTTAGTGAGTTACATGCTTGACCTGACTCCATATATTAATCTTTTAAAATCCGGAGAAATAGTGGCTTTCCCCACTGAAACGGTTTACGGTTTGGGAGCAGATGCATGGAACCCGTCAGCCGTGAAAAAGGTATTTAAAGCTAAAGGGCGCCCTGCTGATAATCCGTTGATCGTTCATATCTCTAATGAAAAACAAATGGAGGATTTTGCTTCAGAAATTCCTGAATCTGCTAAAACATTAATGACGGAGTTTTGGCCGGGCCCATTAACTTTAATTTTAAAAAAGAAACCGAAAGTACTCGACCTTATTACTGCGGGGTTGGATACCGTAGCTATACGAATGCCTGATCATAAGCTGGCATTACAGCTTATATCCTCTACAGGCCCCCTGGTGGCGCCAAGTGCCAATAAGTCGGGCCGTCCTAGCCCTACGAATCCCAAACATATTTTGAACGATTTTGGACAAAACTTTCCTGTTCTTGATGGCGGGGCTACCGAAATAGGACTTGAGTCAACCGTGCTGGATTTAACTTCTGAAATACCTGTCATCCTTCGTCCGGGAAAAATAGGGAAAAAGGAAATTGAAGCTGTTTTGGGATCTGATGTTAACATTAACTCTACAGAGAAGAGTGATTCCCCCAAAAGCCCGGGTCAAAAATACTCGCATTACAAACCAAAAGCTTCTGTCAGATATGGGGAGATTTCCTCTATAGAAAATGACACCCTGTATCTGGTTCAAAACACATTTCCCGAATCAAAGAACGTCATCTCATATGACGGGAACCTAGCCTTGCTCTCAAAAGAGCTTTATGATCGATTTCGACAGGCAGATATTGAGGGGTACTCAACCGTTTTTATTGAAAAATTAGATTTATTTCGAAAAAAATTTCCGGCTTTTTATACGGCTTTAACTAACCGAATCAGTAAGGCCGCAGATTAGATATTTTGTTTCGCAAACTCTTTTCTCCCATTCTTTTAGTCCCTTTAAAATAGCTCAGTAAAATACTCTTCGGGTTAAAAAAACAGCCTTAATAAGCGTTAAGACAAACTTTTTTCTTATAAAACGGGAACTAAAATCTCAATTTTCTCCTTGAGTGATAGTCAATTTTAATCAAACCGACTATTCATGAAGAAAGAAAACTATTCATCAAGACTGACGCTTTTTCTTTCTCTGGTTCTCGTTTCATTTTTAACTTTTACTGCTTGCGGTAATGGTTCTAATAATAACGGAATTGGAGAAGATGGAGAGCTCAATATTATCGAAACCGCACAGGAAAATGACGATTTTTCAGTGCTAGTACAAGCCATCCAGGACGCCGGACTTACCGTGGCTTTGGAGGGAGCGGGACCTTTTACCGTATTTGCACCCACTAACGCCGCTTTTAGTGAACTCCCTGAGGGGACTTTAGATAACATTACTTCCGATCAACTTGCTGAGATACTCCAATTTCATGTGGTTGAAGGATCCATCGCTTCCGGTGATCTGTCAGCAACGCAAGATGTACCAACTTTACTCGGAGAAGAGATTTTGGTTGAGTCTGAAAGCGGAGTATTAGTAAACGGCTACTCAAATGTAACTGTCGCAGATTTGGAAGCTTCTAATGGAATTATCCATGCAATAGATGCGGTCCTGCTTCCGGAAGGTTATAGAGATGCTAATATAATTGATCAAGCTGTTGCGCTTGGTAATTTTTCTACTTTAGCTTCTGCTGTCGATCAGGTTGGGTTAACTACAACACTTAAGTATAAAGGCGATTTTACGGTATTTGCACCGACGGATGATGCTTTTGCAGCTCTTCCAGACGGCTTACTTGCCTCATTAACAAACGAGCAGATTACTGAAATCCTGACTTATCATGTGCTTCCCGGAGAAGTTTTCTCAAATCAGCTAAGTGCTGAACAGGAAGTTGAATCACTTTCAGGCGGTGGAGTGTTTGTTACTGCTAACAATGATGGTGTATTTGTAAACGGTTCAGCATCTATTGTTGCTGCTGATGTTGATGTATCAAATGGAGTGATCCATGCCATTGATGAGGTGATCCTCCCCGATGCATATGGTACCGTTGTGGACGCCGCTTCAAAACGATACTTCTTCGAAACCCTGGTTAACGCAGTTGCTGATGCCGGATTGGCAGAAGCCCTTTCTAATCCGGACGGCACATTTACAGTGTTTGCCCCAACTGACGATGCTTTTGCTGCATTACCCGATGGCTTACTCGGTAGCTTAACAATAGATCAACTTGCTCAAATTCTGCAATACCATGTATTGCCTGTTGAAGTTGGGTCTGCTGACCTGGAAGCAACGCAAGCTGTTGGTTCATTAACAGAAGAGAATGTATTCGTTACCGTTGATAATGGCGAAGTAACCATAAACGGATCAGCTATGGTAACAGCTGCTGATGTGTTTACAAATAATGGTGTGGTTCATGCCATTGATGCCGTTATACTCCCTAATGAGTTCCTGAATATCGTTCAGATCGCTCAGAAAAATTATGACCTCACCACATTGGTAAGTTTAGTAGCGGATGCAGGCCTTGTCTCAACTTTAGAAGGCGATGGGCCTTTTACTCTGTTTGCTCCAACAAATGCTGCATTTGAAGAAATAAGCAGTACCCTTGAAACACTTACTGCACAGCAAGTAGAAGAAGTATTAACGTACCATGCAGTTGCTGCTGAAGCTTTATCAGGTGATCTTAGCGATGGACAAACCATTACCACAGTTCAAGGTGAAGACATCACGGTAAATATTGACGGAGAAGGTAATGTTACTCTTAATAACTCTGTAAATGTTGTAACTGTTGATCTGGTAGGAACAAACGGTGTAGTTCATATTATCGACGGAGTGCTTTTACCACCAAGTTATACTAACTAATTCAATCCGAATTAATTTTTAAAAAGCCCTTTACAAACTTAAAAAGCCTGTTCAATGCGAACAGGCTTTTTTATTGATATCTGCTTCCGATCATTCATCCTGGAATACAGAGAAGGTTTGATCCGGATTCATCGCCAAGACCGTTTCAACCATAATCTCGATTAAATTCTCCACATCTTTCATTGATACAACTTCCACGGGCGAATGCATATATCGTAAAGGAGTTGATAGCAATGCACTTGGAATTCCGGTTTGTTGATAGAAAATACTGTCTGTATCCGTACCGGTTCTAACACTTGTGGCTTCGTGTTGTACATCGATTTTCTTTTCCCGACAAACTTCTTCAACGAATTCTACTACTTTTGGGTGATTCGCGCCCCCGTGTTGTACAGTAGGCCCTTTACCCAGTTCAACCGTTCCGTGCTCTTTCTGATCGATTCCGGGCGTATCAGTGGCATGTGTTACGTCGGTAACCAAAGCTACATCCGGCATAAACCGATAACTCATCATTCGGGCCCCGAACCCTCCTACCTCTTCTTGGATAGAATTCAACGCGATCACGTTTACTTTCAAATCTTTTTTCCGCTTACTTATCTTTCGCATGGCTTCTGCAATCACATATCCGCCAATTCGGTTATCCAGAGCCCGAGCAGAAAGCATATCATCATTTAAGAACTCAGTATCCGTTGCATAGGTTATAGGGTCACCAATTTGTACCAATTCCAAAGCTTCTTCTTTGCTCGAAACCCCAATATCAACATATATATCTTTCCACTCCGGCTGTTTTCCGCCTCCATTTTTTTTATCCTGAAGATGGATAGCTGTATTCCCGGTTACTCCTACAACTCGGCCTCTTTTATTGTGAATGAACACTTTTTTGGCCCGGGCTATTGTAGAATCACTCCCTCCCAGTTTATTTATGTATACAAAACCCTGCTCGTTGATATGTTGAACCACCATTCCAATCTCATCACAATGAGCTTCCAGCATCACGGTGGCTACATCCCCGCTCATATTTATTTTGGCTGCACAGGATCCATAGGCGTCAGTCACTACCTCATCTGCAAATTGGTCTACATATTCTTTCCAAACCTTCACGCCCTCCTTTTCATATCCTGTGGGACTCGGGGTAATCAGTAATTTTTCTAAAAAATATCTTTCGTTCTGCTTAGCCATTAATATCTAAATTTGATTTAAATTTGATCGGTGGGAATATAACAAATATAGATTCCAGAATAAGGCTTTTAGACTTGTCATTTCCCTATATCACCCGCATCTTCTATTCAAAAAATACAGAGTATGTTTAGACCAGAATATGATCCTGAACTTTTCTTTCATTGGACTAAAATTCCCGTTCGTTTTCGGGATCTAGATCCGCTTAACCATGTTAACAACGCACTTTTCAATACCTACCTGGAGGAAGCACGAATTAGTTTTCTGGGAGAAGTCGGAAAAATGCAAAGTGAGTTTAAAGATGGGAAAACCTTTGTTTTAGTGAAATGCACTGTTGAATACTTAAAGCAGATTAAATTCCCCTCTACTGTTTTGGTTGGAACCGGAGTAGGTGAAACCGGCAATTCCAGCATTGTTGCCCTGCAGGGGCTTTACGATAAAGAATCTAAAGCTTTGCTTGGTGTTGCAGAATCTACCGGGGTATGGTTTGATATGAAAAAGCAGCGCCCAACCCGACTACCTAACATTGAGAATCTCAATGAGATGATGATTCAAATTTCTTAAGGGCTCAAAGTCATAATTGACAAATAAATTGAAATCACCTACTTCATCACTCATTACTCTTCCCTTTTTAATATCTTCAAGCGGCTTTAGATAAATTTCCCTAATTAAACATGGACAAAAGCACTCGATATAAAATTTTTAATGATCCCATACACGGATTTATCACTGTCCCAAAAGGGCCAATTTTAAAACTGATTGATCACCCTTATGTGCAAAGGTTAAGGAGAGTAAGACAACTTGGATTAGGATATTTGGTTTTTCCGGCCGCTGAACATTCTCGTTTTTCTCATGCCCTTGGTGCTTTAGAATTAGGTCAGCGAGTATTAAATAATCTCCGAGAAAAAGACACAACCATTAGTCAACCCGAATATGATGGCACTTTGATGGCCATTTTACTACATGATGTAGGCCATGGACCGCTCTCTCATACTTTGGAACACTCTCTCATTAAAGATTTCAATCATGAGATGATGAGTTTGGCCATTATGAAAAAGCTGAATAAAGAATTTGGCGGGGCGTTAGATACGGCCATATCTATTTTTACTAATCAACATAAAAAAAAATTCCTTCACCAGCTTATTTCTTCGCAGCTAGATTTAGACCGTTTGGACTATTTAAGGCGCGACAGTTTTTTCACCGGAGTATCTGAGGGGACTGTAGGTATTAACCGCATTCTTAAAACAATGCGGGTTTTCAAAGGAAATATTGTCATAGAAAAAAAAGGTATTTATGCCGTTGAAAATTATATCATCGCCCGAAGGTTGATGTATATGCAAGTCTACCAGCATAAAACAGTATTAAGTGCTGATTTTTTGCTTCGAAGTATTTTCAAGCGGGTTCAGGCTCTTATTGATTCGGGCCAAAAATTAAATTTTGCTTCTCCTGCTCTTGAGTTCTTCATGTTAGAACAACCTTCCGCGAAAAAGAGAATATCAAATGAAATGATTGACCGATATACTGAAATGGACGATCATGACGTATATCTTAGCATCAAACTTTGGGTAAAAGGTGAGGATAAAATACTTGCGGATTTATGTTACAGATTTCTAAACCGGGATCTTTTCAGAACTACTTTTATTGATAAAAAACTGAATCGAGCTGAAAAGATTGAAGTTCAGAAAAAAACTAAAAAAGCCTTAAACAAACTGCGCTTACCTGTTGATGACTCTGATTTAGAATACTATCTAACCTTTGAGCAAAGTTACTCTGAAGCTTATAAATATAAAAATGAAAGCATTTGGATATTAGAAGATGATAAAGCTGTGGAATTTTCTAAAGCAGCTGAAACAAAAAATATAATTGCTCTGACTGAACCAGTGGTGAAACATTATTGTGTCCACCTAAAAGATATTACGATTTAACAGAAATTTGTTTAAGTGGGGCTCTCTTAAGGTTTTTGACTGTTAACGGAAGAAATAGAGAAATTTTTTCAAAAAGCTCTTTTTCTTTAAACGGCTTTTGTATGTATTCAGAAAAACCTTTATTGATCAATTCTGATCGTGTGCCCATATGACCACCT from Gracilimonas sp. harbors:
- a CDS encoding VWA domain-containing protein, whose amino-acid sequence is MDFANPEWFWALLVLPVLIGTYLYRYFNRKQATLTFSSLDLLQDVPGNWKAHIHWLQAAFTWIGIALLVVALARPQERLTTVERNAEGIDIVLVLDMSTSMRAEDLKPNRFEAAREVAKNFVDKRTTDRIGLVTFAMKSFTVVPPTLDYRLLKNLVDDLEMGVIEDGTAIGMGIATAVNRLKESPAESKVIILLTDGQNNAGEIDPVTAADLALTYDIKIYTIGAGTRGTAPYPIQDPIFGRRYQNIPVNIDEEMLTSVAELTGGRYFRATDSEQLEDIYDEIDELETTEVEELIYTDYEDLYSIYLIGSLGLLFLSFLIQKTVLNGIESS
- the mfd gene encoding transcription-repair coupling factor, translating into MSISLIKEQLRKNGVFKNVHTQLLEKNTLTLKKSIGALNSFLLEALSSKKENVLVISETDEGARFLKADLDVIGNERNVILFPSSNRKPYDRQQLKDTSLLVQRSEALQAISDQSAKIVITSVEAIGEKIAPPSALNEVSLILEKGQEIELDKFKEKLADQGYNPVKFVDEPGEFAVRGGILDIFPYSGEYPLRLEFFGDELDTIREFDADSQRSIAFLNYARIIPDLTNLPETDKSSFLSYFDERTLLVTSNRELIISEIGKNYEHAEQAYNDHPENDDLDLPEQLFISEKNFEEELSKFNHQLYVANVGTSEKDEQTLILEAKPQPDFHGNFKLLRENITQNSEKELNTIILCDNDGQRDRFEELLGEASQDFKYLLAVESLHEGFIYEPAKLAVYTDHQIFNRYHRPKTKRRRFHGGISFKELRDLSIGDYVVHVDYGIGKFRGFKKINVKNTEQEVVVLQYKDDSTLYVNVTSLHKLQKYSGKEGTAPRITKLGSGSWARKKAQTKKKVKDIARELIQLYAKRKAETAYDFSPDNEWQTELDANFEYEETPDQFDAIQAVKNDMESKHPMDRLVCGDVGFGKTEVAVRAAFKAVLDHKQVAVLVPTTILAEQHAKTFMKRMEKFPVKIEALSRFRTAKQQKEAIKKLADGEVDIVIGTHRLLSKDVKFKDLGLIIVDEEQRFGVSAKEKLKNFRASVDVLTLTATPIPRTLQFSLMGARDLSVINTPPPNRQPVYTEIHSFDEELIRDAILQEISRGGQVFFIHNRVKNIEETAEMIRRLVPDIRVRFGHGQMSGSQLDKIITDFYQHKFDVLVSTNIVENGIDIANANTIIINHANHFGLAELHQLRGRVGRSNRKAFCYLITNPIQTLSTEARKRLLALEEFSDLGSGFNIAMRDLDIRGAGDILGAEQSGFINDIGFDLYTKILNDAVNELKQSEFSEMFEDVEIEAELPETTVEFDETALLPQDYVSDSVERLNLYRKLSQAKNEKEINDWKEEIEDRFGPIPKEAKYLIQASKIRLFASQNFFTKVTIRAGRMWLVCPKQESEMGKNFYDSGKFQEILEKLEAGKKGEFQVIQKKDTVRFVVQEIPDINTAFEYLKELALSELHA
- a CDS encoding L-threonylcarbamoyladenylate synthase; amino-acid sequence: MLDLTPYINLLKSGEIVAFPTETVYGLGADAWNPSAVKKVFKAKGRPADNPLIVHISNEKQMEDFASEIPESAKTLMTEFWPGPLTLILKKKPKVLDLITAGLDTVAIRMPDHKLALQLISSTGPLVAPSANKSGRPSPTNPKHILNDFGQNFPVLDGGATEIGLESTVLDLTSEIPVILRPGKIGKKEIEAVLGSDVNINSTEKSDSPKSPGQKYSHYKPKASVRYGEISSIENDTLYLVQNTFPESKNVISYDGNLALLSKELYDRFRQADIEGYSTVFIEKLDLFRKKFPAFYTALTNRISKAAD
- a CDS encoding fasciclin domain-containing protein; amino-acid sequence: MKKENYSSRLTLFLSLVLVSFLTFTACGNGSNNNGIGEDGELNIIETAQENDDFSVLVQAIQDAGLTVALEGAGPFTVFAPTNAAFSELPEGTLDNITSDQLAEILQFHVVEGSIASGDLSATQDVPTLLGEEILVESESGVLVNGYSNVTVADLEASNGIIHAIDAVLLPEGYRDANIIDQAVALGNFSTLASAVDQVGLTTTLKYKGDFTVFAPTDDAFAALPDGLLASLTNEQITEILTYHVLPGEVFSNQLSAEQEVESLSGGGVFVTANNDGVFVNGSASIVAADVDVSNGVIHAIDEVILPDAYGTVVDAASKRYFFETLVNAVADAGLAEALSNPDGTFTVFAPTDDAFAALPDGLLGSLTIDQLAQILQYHVLPVEVGSADLEATQAVGSLTEENVFVTVDNGEVTINGSAMVTAADVFTNNGVVHAIDAVILPNEFLNIVQIAQKNYDLTTLVSLVADAGLVSTLEGDGPFTLFAPTNAAFEEISSTLETLTAQQVEEVLTYHAVAAEALSGDLSDGQTITTVQGEDITVNIDGEGNVTLNNSVNVVTVDLVGTNGVVHIIDGVLLPPSYTN
- a CDS encoding M42 family metallopeptidase — protein: MAKQNERYFLEKLLITPSPTGYEKEGVKVWKEYVDQFADEVVTDAYGSCAAKINMSGDVATVMLEAHCDEIGMVVQHINEQGFVYINKLGGSDSTIARAKKVFIHNKRGRVVGVTGNTAIHLQDKKNGGGKQPEWKDIYVDIGVSSKEEALELVQIGDPITYATDTEFLNDDMLSARALDNRIGGYVIAEAMRKISKRKKDLKVNVIALNSIQEEVGGFGARMMSYRFMPDVALVTDVTHATDTPGIDQKEHGTVELGKGPTVQHGGANHPKVVEFVEEVCREKKIDVQHEATSVRTGTDTDSIFYQQTGIPSALLSTPLRYMHSPVEVVSMKDVENLIEIMVETVLAMNPDQTFSVFQDE
- a CDS encoding thioesterase family protein, which translates into the protein MFRPEYDPELFFHWTKIPVRFRDLDPLNHVNNALFNTYLEEARISFLGEVGKMQSEFKDGKTFVLVKCTVEYLKQIKFPSTVLVGTGVGETGNSSIVALQGLYDKESKALLGVAESTGVWFDMKKQRPTRLPNIENLNEMMIQIS
- a CDS encoding HD domain-containing protein, translating into MDKSTRYKIFNDPIHGFITVPKGPILKLIDHPYVQRLRRVRQLGLGYLVFPAAEHSRFSHALGALELGQRVLNNLREKDTTISQPEYDGTLMAILLHDVGHGPLSHTLEHSLIKDFNHEMMSLAIMKKLNKEFGGALDTAISIFTNQHKKKFLHQLISSQLDLDRLDYLRRDSFFTGVSEGTVGINRILKTMRVFKGNIVIEKKGIYAVENYIIARRLMYMQVYQHKTVLSADFLLRSIFKRVQALIDSGQKLNFASPALEFFMLEQPSAKKRISNEMIDRYTEMDDHDVYLSIKLWVKGEDKILADLCYRFLNRDLFRTTFIDKKLNRAEKIEVQKKTKKALNKLRLPVDDSDLEYYLTFEQSYSEAYKYKNESIWILEDDKAVEFSKAAETKNIIALTEPVVKHYCVHLKDITI